In Actinoplanes octamycinicus, the genomic window CGATCCTGGTCGCTGGAGGAGCTGGCGGTGCTCGACGACGCCGCGCAGGCGTGCGCCGCGTTCGTGGCCGTGCAGTGCGCCCGGGAGGCCGCCGACCGCGAGCACCGTTTCCTGGACGCGCTGCTGCAGAGCCTGCGGGTCGGCGTGGCCGCCTGCGACGCCGACGGGCAGATGATCTTCACGAACGAGGCGATCCGCCGGCTGACCGGGCACCCGGCCACCCCGCAGGGCCAGGCCGACTGGACCCGGCGGACCGCCCTGATCGACGGGCACGGCCGGCCGTTGCACCCGGAGCAGCTGCCGCTGATCCGGGCGCTGCGCGGGGAGACGCTGCGCGACGTGGAGTTCCGCGCCGAGACCCCGGACCAGAGCATCCGTACGGTCAGCGCGGACGCCCAGCCGATCGAGAGTGCCCAGGGCGACTGCCTGGGCGCGGTCGCCTGCATCCGGGACGTCACCGACCAGCGCCGGGCCGAGGAACTGGCCACCGCCCTGGCCCGCTCCAAGGACGAGTACCTCACCCTGGTCGGGCACGAGCTGCGGACCCCGCTCACCTCGATCGCCGCCTACGTCGACCTGCTGCGCGACACCGACCCGGCCACCGTCGCCGACGAGCTGCCCGGGATCCTCGACGTGCTCGGCCGCAACGGCGCCACCCTGCGGCACATCGTCGACGACCTGCTCGACCTGGCCGGCATCGACAACGGGCACACCGATCTGGCCGACGAGGTGGTCGACCTGGCCGCCACGGTGACCGACGCGGTCCGGGCCGCCGAGGCCGACGCGGCCGCGGCCCGGGTCACGCTGGTGCTCGACGTCTGCCCGGACGGGCTGGTCACCGGCGACCCGAAACGGCTGCGCCAGGTGGCCGACCACCTGCTCGCGAACGCGATCAAGCACAGCCCGCCGCACAGCGCGGTCACCGTGTCGCTCACCCACGCCGGCCCGGCCGCGGTCGAGCTGACCGTCACCGACGACGGTCCGGGCATTCCCAGCGACGAGCAGGACCGCGTGTTCGGCCGGTTCTACCGTTCCCGGCAGAGCCGCGAGCAGCGGGTTCCGGGCACCGGGCTGGGCCTGACGCTGAGCCGGGCGATCGTCGAACGCCACCACGGCAGCATCCGCTTCGTGGCCGGCCCGCCGCCCGGCGCGCGGATCACGGTCCGGCTGCCGTCGCTCAGCCGGACGCGGTGACCAGCGCCCGCACCGACTCGACCAGGCCCTGCGGGGTGAACGGCTTGGTGATCACCGCGGTCGCCTGCGCCCGCGCCGGCCGGTCGTCGCCCGGCATCAGGCTGCCGCTCACGAAGAGCACCGGCAGGTCCCGGGTGGCCGCGTCCGCGCGGATCTCCCGGCACAGGTCGACGCCGGACATCACCGGCATGTCGATGTCGCTGACCACCGCGGCCGGCGTCTGCTCCCGCACCGCCCGCAGCGCCTCGGCACCGTCGGCGGCCTCGACCACCGTGTAGCCGGCCCGGCGCAGCACCCGCGCCATGATCATGCGGATGTCGTCATGATCGTCGGCGACCACGAGAGTTGTCATGTCAGATCGTTCCTAGCGCGTAGATCGCTTGACCATTCCACGCCGGAGCCGGTTCAAACCCCGCCGCCAAGTCGGCATCCCGTCAACGCGCACCACCGGCACCACCGGCCTCACTAGGCTGTCGGCACGGGGAAAATAAGTCCCTTCCCGATCCAGGTGACGCCATGCCGGCGACAACCCGATCACTGCCGATCGCCACGGCGATCGTGCTCGCTTGCTGCTCCTGCGCGGCCCCGGCGCCGGTGCTGCCGAGGACCACGGCACCACAGCCGTCCGGTGCCGGGCCGGCCGCCGCGGCCCGCGCCGGCTTCGACCGGCGGGTCGCCGGGGCGATGACCCGCGCCGACCGGTTCTGGGCCGGGTACTTCGCCGCGCGCGGCCTGCGCTACCAGCCGGTGCGCGGCCACCGCGGCTACGACGCGACGCACCCCGTCGACTGCGGGTCGGCGCCGCTGCGCCGCACCGACGCGATCTACTGCCCGGCCGAGGACGTCGTCGCCTTCGACATTCCCTGGCTGCGCGAACTCGACGCGACCGCCGGCGGCGACGCGGTCGCCCTCGTGATCGCGCACGAGGTCGGGCACGCCGTGCAGGCGCGGCTCGGCCTCGGCGGCGGCCCGCCGGTCCGGCGCGAGCTGCAGGCCGACTGCCTGGCCGGCGCCTCCACCGCCGCGGTCGCCGGCGCGGACCGGGCCTTCGCCGGCCTGGCGGCCACCGCCGATCCCGCCGACCAGTGGTGGATGCCCGACTTCCACGGCACCGCCGCCGAGCGGGTCGCCACCTTCCGGGCCGGGTTCCTGGGCGGCGTCCCGGCCTGCGATCCGTACCAGGGGGGTACCTGATGACATCCGGACAACCCGGCGTCCTGGCCCTGTCCGAACTCGTCCTGGGCCAGCTCAGCCCGGCCGAGGTGCCGCTGGTCCAGGCGGTCGGCCCGCGCCTGCTGTCGGCCCGCCGGCGGTGGTGGCAGCGACGTCCCCGGGACGGCGCGCTGGGCATCGGGGTGGACGAGTTCGCCTGGACCGTCGCCGTGCTGCCGGTCGCCAACCACGTCGTCACCTGGCTCTTCGACCAGGCGAAGGAGTTCGCCGGCGAGGAGCTCGGCAAGGGCGCGCGCCGGGCTCTCGACTGGCTGAGCGGCCGCGACGCCGGCGCCGCGGCCGATCACGCGGAGTCCGCCCCGCACCTGCCGGTTCGCCAGGCCATCGAGCTGTGGTGGGTGACCTACCGCAACGGCCTCGCCGTCGGACTGGACGAGCAGAAGGCGCGGCTGCTGGCCAACGCCACCGCCGGACCGTTCGGGGCGCCCGCCGATCCCGCCGACCCGGGATGAATCTCAAGGCCCTGCCGCACGAGACGACGCTGCGCTTCGTCCTGCTGATCGCCGTCGCCTTCGCGCTCGCCCTGGACGTGGCCGACCGGCTCTCCTGGCACGTCTTCCTGGCCGCCACGGACCAGGGCCGGGACCAGTGCCGGGCGGCCGGCGTGGTCCTCGCCGAGCTGGACGCCTGCATGATCGAGTTCACCCGGGCCCGGCTGCGGTGGGACCTGGCGGTGGCGCTCGGCGTGCTCGCTCTCGGGGTGGCCGTCGCGCTCGTCGCGTCCGTGGTGCGGCGCCGGGGGCTGGAGCCGGCCCCACCGCAGGTCGTCGCGGCGCTCCAGCAGGCCGGCGGACCGGACCCGCGGCCGCCCCTGCTGAGCAGGTCGGGCGTCGATCGGGTGTCCGCCGCCCGGGCCGACGGCATCCGGCGTCCGTACGTGGAGATCAGCGCGGGCTTCATGGGGTCCGGCCTGGCCCGGCCCCAGGCCGGACTGGCCAAGCTCCGGCACGAGTACGCCCATCACGAGCTGGGCGACGTTGTCCCGACCCGGATCACCCTGTGGTTGCCGTGGGTGCTGGTCGCCATGGTGGGCACGGTCCTGGTCCTGCCGCAGCCGGCGGCCTGGCGCCCGGTGATGCTCGGCACGGTGCCCCGCACCCTGCTGCTCGTGATGCTGATGTTCCTGATCCGGGCGTCCTTCCTGCGGGCCCGGGAGATCGCCGCCGATCACGAGGCCCGCGAGCCGGACCCGGACGATCTGCTGACCGTCCTCCGCTCGGTCCGCACCCCGGACGCGTGGTGGCGGCGGCCGTTCGCGTCGCACCCGGTCTGGTCCTGGCGCGAGCAGGCGCTGCGCGACCCGGCGGCGGCCTGCCGGGTCACCGCCGCCGACGGGCTCCTGCTCGGCCTGGTGACGGCCGCCTGCGGCACGGTCGTCAGCGGGGTGCTGGTCGCCTGGACCGGCTGGCAGCCGGCCGACCCGGCCGCCGCGCCGGTCGTCTGGGGAGTGCTGGGCGGCGCGCTCGGCTACTGGGTCGCCGCGATGATCTTCCGAGTGGTGGCCGCCGCACGTTGCGGCCGGGACGTCTCGCCGGCCGGGTTCGCCCTCGGGCTGGGCGCCGGCGTCGCGGTCGGCGGATTCCTGCTGCTCGGCCAGCCCGGCACCCCGGGCATCTCGTTCGGCGTGCTCACCTGGGCGGCCGCCGCGCTGCTCGGTGCGACGGCCGTCGCGCTGGCCGGCTGGCTCTGGAGCGCGGCCCACTGGTGGCTGGACCTGGACCTCGCCGACCGGGGCGCGGCGTGGACCGAGCGGGGCGTCCAGCTCGTCGGCGTCGTCGCCGGCGGCGCGCTGCTCGGCGCCGCGGCACAGCTGCAGGTGCAGGCCTGGACCGCGGTGGACCGGATCGCGATCTTCCTGGCCGAGCACTCGATCAACGAGCATTCCGGGTACGACCTGCTCGCCGTCCTGGTCGTCGCCGGCCTGCCGCTGTGGTTCCTCAGCCGGCCGCGCCGACCTCTCGGCGGCGTCCCCGGGTGGCTCTCCCGGTCGCCGCGGACCGACGCCGTCCCGGCCGCCCCGGCGATCCGGCCCGGCCTGCGCACCGCGGTGATCGGTGGCCTGGTCGCGACCGGCGCCTACGCTGGGGCGGCGGCCGTCTGGACCCGGTCGATCCCGCGGCCGGAATCCTGGTTCGCCGCGCTGATCGAGGCGCCGACCGTGCTGCTCGCCCCGGCTGGGGTCGTGGCGGTCACCGTCGTGGGCGCCGCGCTGCGGGCCGGCCGGTGCCGGCTCGCGGCGGCCATGGTGCCCGGCTGCCTGGCGGTGGCGGTCGCCACGCTCGGCATCGTCGCCTGGCGCAGCGTGCTCGGCGGCCGCCCGGACTGGCCGGCGATCGAGTACGTCCTGGCGAACCTGGCGGTCGGCGGCCTGCTGGGCGGCCTGGTGCTGGCCGCGGTGGTGCTGCCCGTCGCCCGCTCCGGCCCCGCGCCGGTGCTGCTCGCCCTGCCGGTCCTGGCCGCCGTGGCCGGGGTGGCGCTGGTCGCCGGCGCGGCCCGGCTGTCGCTGTCCCCGGTGTCCGACCTGCATCAGGTCGGCTTCGTCCACCAGGTCGTGAACAGCGCCGCCGCGGACGCGCGCGATCAGTGCCGGGGCGAGCCGGTGACCGCCGACGGCGCCCGTCAGGCGCGGGCCGCGGTCGACCGGCTGCACGAGCGCGACGCCGGCCCGGTCACCGCCGACGTCCGCCGTGCCCACCTGCGCCGGGTGGCGATGTGGCAGGCGTGCGCGGCGGCGATCGAGGCGGCGCTGGCCGAGCGCCGCCCGACGACCACTTCCGACCAACAACGGCAGTTCATCATCGTCGACGGCGGCACCGTCTGGCTCCGGCTGCCGTCGCTCTGCGAGCGGTGGGCCGACCTGAACGCGCCCCGGGTCGCGGTCACCTGCGATTGACCGATCAGGCGCGGATCGCGTGGACCGCCGGGCCCGCGGTGGCCCGGCGGGTGGTGCCGAGCAGGGCCGCTCCGGTCAGCAGGATCGCGATCAGGACCACGGAGGCGTACGCGAGAAGGTCTTGATCGGGCCACATGCGCCGGCTCGCCGGGGTCCTGCGGATGCCGACCATGTCGCTCTACCGGCACGTCGCCGACCGGGACGAGCTGATCCTCCCGATGATGGCCCGGTTCCTGGCCGCCGAGGATCACGAATTCGATCTCGACATCCTCGTCGAGTTCGGCCTGCAGAGGATTCTCGACGGTCTGGAAGGAATGATTTCCGGGCGGCGCGCCGAAATGTGAGTTACGACCTTGGCGGCGCCGGCCATACAATTCGCCGTCACTTTACAATTGATCATTAATCGGAGAGCTTCATGGCTGCCGAATTCGAGATGCTCGCCACCTCCGCCGCCACCACGATCGTCGGGCTGATGGCCACCGACGCCTGGCGGCAGGCCCGCTCGCTGCTCGCCGGCGTGTGGCGCCGGAACCTTCCGGACCAGGCCGGACGCCTGGAACAGGACCTGGACGGCGCGGACCGGATCGTCGCGGTGGCCCGGCAGGGCGGCGCCGACGCGGTCGAGGACGCGGTCCGGACCGACTGGCGCCGGCGGATCACCGATTTCCTCGCCGAGAACCCGGACGCCCGCGACGATCTCCGGGAGGCATTGCGGCAGATGCCCGAGCCGCCCCGCCAGGAATCGAACAGAACCACGTTCATGTATTCCCGGGTGCAGGACTTCGGCCGCAATTATCAAACGGCCGGCAACATGGAGATCCACGAGTGAGCTGGTTCGGGATGCGGGCCTCGTCGCGCGGGCACGGCCGGACCTACATGGCCGGCGGCGACATCTCGTTCTCCGGCACCCACCACCACCGGCACGAGCACCACCGCGACGAGGGACCGTTCCAGGCGTTCTTCGTCGGCGCCGGACCCGGGCGGATCCTGATCGCGGCCGGCATGCTGATCGCCGCGGCCGGGTTCACCGGCTGGGCCTCGATCATCTTCGGCGAGCGGTCCGGCAGCAGCTTCCTCGGCGCCACGCTGCCGTCCGGGGTGCCGGTCGGGGTGGTCTACTTCCTCGGCTTCGGCCTCGGCGGCGTGCTGGTCGCGGTCGGGTCGTCGATGGCCAAGGCGGCGTTGCACGGCGGCAGCCGGATCGCCCACTACGTGATCACCGCGGTGCTGCTCGGCGGCAGCGCGGGCGGGCTGAACCTGGCCCTGGCCGGGGCGCCGCTGTCCACCCTCACCCCGAGTTTCGGTCCGCGCGACGCCGGCCCGGTCGAGGTGGTCTCGACGAGCGAGCGCACCGGGCGCAGCGGCGGCCTGATCATGACGGTGACCGGCATCGAGAACGCCGGCGGGACCGGCCGGGTGCACCTGCGGGTGACCAACAACTCCGGGGAGAGCCTCACCCTGCAGGCCGCGCTCTTCCAGCTGTCGGACGCCGAGGGACGGACCTACGCCGGGGACCACTTCGGCTCGGACTGGGAGGCGGACATCGGCGACGGCGCCACCCACACCGGCGTGATCCGGCTGGCGAAGCGGGTCGTGCCCGGCGCCGGGCCGATGCGCGCCGAGTTCACCACGGTGTTCGGGATGAGCGTCCGCTCGATCAAGGTCACCAAGATCCCGGCCTGACGCCGCTGCGCGATATCGATTGACGGGCGTGACAGGGTGAGCGCATGTCGGTCACTGTCAGGGCGATGAGCAGCGCGGATGTGGCGCAGGTGGTGGAGTTCTCGGTGCGGGCCTGGGAGCCGGTGTTCGCGTCGTTCGCGAAGGTGCTCGGGACGGAGATCTACCAGCGGGTCTACCCCGACTGGCGGGAGTCGCAGGCCCGCGACGTGGCTCGCACCTGCACCGAACACCTGGCCACCACCTGGGTCGCGGACGTGGCCGGCGCGCCGGTCGGCTTCGCCGTGGTGATCTTCGACGAGGAGCGGAGCGCCGCCGAGATCGAGATGCTCGCGGTCGACCCGGACCACCAGCGGCAGGGCATCGCCGGCACGCTGATGGAGTTCACCTTCGCCCGGATGCGCGAGCGCGGCGTCCGGCTCGCCGGCGTCGGCACCGGCGGCGACCCGGGCCACGAGCCGGCCCGGCTCGCCTACGAGAAGGCCGGCTTCACCCCGCTGCCGCTGGTCCACTACTACAAAGCCCTCTGACAGGTGTGACCCGAACCCGCAACCGGTGACCGGCCAGCTGCCGTTCGCGGCGCTGGCCGACGCCGTCGACGCGGCGGGCGTTCACCGTGGCCCCGGCTGCTGCGGACAGGCCCGGTCCGCTTCAGCTCACGGCCGCCATGTCCCGGTACGCGGCGAGCCGCCCGCCGCCCGTCCGCGAGACGCGCTCGCCCCGAGACCGCACGGCGACTGCCGCCCGGTCGGCTGGTCCTGACGGGTGTCTCGGCGCTGCCGAGACACCCGTCAGGACCAGCCGACCGGGCGGAGGGCGCGGGGCGGGCCTGGGGCGGAGGCGGTCTCGCGTGGGGCTTGGCGGGACCTTGCTCGGGGCGTACCGGAAAGGGTGTGGCGGAAGGGGAGCGGGCCGGGCGACGCGGGCGGTCAGGAGGCCGGCTCGACCATGGCGAAGGATGCGTTGAGCAGGCCCTTGCGGGTTTGGACCTGGTAGCGGCTGCGGCCCTGTTTGACGATGGTGCCGACCAGGCCGCCGTACTTGCCGGCGCCCTTGAGGCGGACCCGGGCGCCGACGGTGAGGCCGGGGGCGGGGGAGGCGGCGGTGCGCAGGCGGCCCAGCTCGGCGACATACCCGGGGTGCAGCGGGGCGGGATGGCCGCGGTAGGTCCAGGCGAACAGGGCGGAGCGGTCGAAGGCTCGGGAGCACTGGCGGCAGGAGCGGACCCGGACCGGGCGGCGGTGCGCGGTGGTGCGGTGGCCGGAGCGGCAGACGCCCTCCCAGGCGCCGTCGACCCGGGGCGCGTCCTCCGGGACGCAGCGGCGGCCGGAACACCCGATCCGGACGGCGATCCGCCGCCAGGTCGCGTCGTGGCCGTGACCGGGGCCGGCGAGCGCGTGCGCGATCTCGTGCAGGATCGTCTCGGTGACCTGCTCAACCGAGTAGAGCCTGATCAGCGGGCGGGACAGGCCGATCTCGCGCCGCTCGACCCGGCAGACACCGGCCCGCGTCTTGGCGTCGTCGAAGGTGAGCCGCCACCCGGTGAGCTCGTGCTTGGCCATCAGGCCGGCGGCAAGCTCACGCGCCTCGATCAGATCCAACCGTGCCGCTCCATCATCTCCGCTTCTGCCGGGGAACATGGTATCGCTGCGCGGTGGGGTGGGCTATTCGAGGAGTTTGTCGGGGCGGGCCGGGAGGTGGCGGATGCGGGTGCCGGTGGCGTGCCAGACGGCGTTGAGGATGGCGGCCGGGGAGCCGACGATGCCGATCTCGCCGATGCCGCGGGCGCCGATCGGGTTCAGGTCGTGGTCCGGGGTGTCCAGCCAGGCGGCGTCGATCCACTCGACGTCGGCGTGCGTGGGGATGTGGTACTCGGCCAGGTCGTGGTTGACCCAGGTGCCGACGGCCGGGTCCAGGACCGACTCCTCGTGCAGGGCCATGCCCATTCCCATGATCATCGCGCCGAGGAACTGGGAGCGGGCGGTGCGCGGGTTCAGGATGCGGCCGGCGTCGTACATGCCGAACAGGCGGGAGACCCGGACCTCGCCGGTGACCGCGTCGACGCGTACCTCGGCGAAGTGCGCGCCGCAGGCGTGCCGGTTCTTCTCGTTCTGCTGCTCGACCAGGTCGGTGGTGTCGAAGACGGCCTCGCTCCGCTTGGAGGCGACCAGGTCCCGGCAGGCGCCGGTGACCGCCCAGCCCCAGGAGGCGCTGCCCGAGGAACCGCCGGCCACCGACGCGGCCGGCAGGGTGCTGTCGCCGATCCGGATCCGGATCTGCTCGACCGGCACGCCGAGTTCGTCGGCGGCGATCTGGGCCAGCACGGTGCGCGCCCCGGTGCCCAGGTCGGCCGCGCCGATCGCCACCTCGTAGCCGCCGCCGTCCAGCGCCCGGACCCGCGCGGTGGACGGCATCGCGGTCGCCGGATAGGTCGCGCCGGCCACCCCGGTGCCGATCCACCAGTCGCCCTCGCGGCGCTGCCGGGGCCGCGGATCCCGGCCGGACCAGCCGAACCGGTCGGCGCCGGCGCGCAGGCAGGCGGCGTGGGCCGGGTCGGCGGCCCGGATCCGCAGGTCGAGCGGGTCGGCGTTGAGCTCGGCGGCGAGCTCGTCGAGCGCGCACTCCAGGGCCACCATCCCGGGCGCCTCGCCGGGCGCGCGCATCCAGCGCGGGGTGGGCATGTCCAGCGGGACGACGCGGTGCGCGGTGCGCAGGTTCGGGACCGGGTACATCGAGCGGGTCACCACCGCCGCGGACTCGACGAACTCGTACAGGCGGCTGGTCTGCGTCCACGTCTGGTGATCGATCGCGGTCAGCGTGCCGTCGGTGCCGGCGCCGATCCGGAGCCGCTGGACGGTCGGGGCGCGGTGCCCGACGACGCTGAACATCGCCTGCCGGGGGAGCGCCACCTGGACCGGGCGCTCGATGACCGAGGCGGCCAGGGCGGCCAGCACGGCGTTCGGGCGGGCGGTGCCCTTCGAGCCGAAGCCGCCGCCGACGTGCTCGGTGATCACGTGGACCCGCTCGGCGGTGAGGCCGAAGACCGCGCCGACCGCCTCGGCGATGCCGGACGGGTGCTGGTTGGAGTCGTACAGGACCAGCTCGTCGCCATCCCAGCGGGCGATCGTGGCGTGCGGCTCCATCGGGTTGTTGTGCAGCGCCGGGATCGTGTACGTCACGTCGACGGTGACCGGCGCGGCGGCCAGCGCGGCCTCGACGTCACCCTCGGCGGTGTCGGCCGGGACGTCCGGATTGACCTTCTCCGGCCGGTAGTGATCAGGATGGTCGGTGCGCAGCGCGACGTCGTGGTCCTCGGCGGTGATCTCCAGCTGCAGCACCTGCGCGGCGCGCCGGGCCGCCTCCAGGGTGGTCGCGACGACCAGGGCGAGCGGCTGCCCGCGGTAGGCGATCCGCTCCGACTGCAGCACGGCCAGTTCGGCGTCGTCGGAGCCTCGCAGCCGCGGGGCGTTGCCGTGCCAGAGGACCGCGAGCACGTCCTCGGCGGCCGGGTCGGTGAGGACCGCGTCCAGGCGGCCGCGGGGGACCGGGGACGGGACGATCCAGCCGTACGCTAACTGATCTTGTGGGTATTCGGCCGCGTAGCGGGCCGCGCCGGAGACCTTGGCCGGGCCCTCCAGGCGCGCGACCGGCGTGCCGACGGCGCGCGACAGCATGGACGTCATCGGACATCTCCGCTCAGCGAGGTCAGCACGGCCGCGGTCAGGTTCCGGATCAGGGGGATCTTGTACGCGTTGTCCCGCAACGGCGTGGCGGCCGCCAGCTCGGCCTCCGCGGCGGCCCGGAACCGCTCCTCGGTGGCCGGCTGCCCGCGCAGCGCCGCCTCGGCCACGGTCGCCCGCCACGGCTTCGGCGCGACCGCCCCGAACGCCAGCCGAACGTCGCTGACCAGCCCGTCCTCGACCGACAGGGCGGCCGCGACGGACCCGATCGCGAAGGCGTAGGAGGCCCGGTCGCGGGCTTTCCGGTACGCCGACCGCGCCGCCACCGGCAACGCCGGCAGATCCACCGCGGTGATCAACTCGCCGTGCGCGAGCGTGGTGTCGTGCTCCGGAGTGTCCCCGGGCAGCCGATACAGATCGGTCACCGGGATCGACCGGGCGCCGGTCGGCCCATCGATCTGGATCACCGCGTCGAGCGCCGTCAAGGCGACCGCCATGTCCGACGGGTGGGTCGCCACGCACGCCTCCGAGCCGCCCAGGATCGCCAGGTTGCGGTGATCGCCGTCGCGGGCCGGGCAGCCGGAGCCGGGCCGGTGCTTGTTGCACGGCATCGTGGCGTCCATGAAATATCGGCAGCGGGTGCGCTGCAGCAGGTTGCCGCCGGTGGTGGCCATGTTGCGCAGCTGTCCCGAGGCGCCGGCCAGGAGCGCTTGGCTGAGCACCGGGTAGGCGGCCCGGATCCGGCGATCCGCGGCGAGGTCACTGTTGCGTACGCCGGAACCGACCCGGATCCCGCCGGCCGGCAGCTCGTCGATCCCGTCCAGCGGCAGCTTGTTGACGTCGACCAGCACGTCCGGGGTGGCGATGCCGAGCTTCATCAGGTCGACCAGGTTGGTGCCGCCGGCCAGGAAGACGGCACCCGCCTCAAGGCCGTCGGCGGGGGCGGTGGCGGTGCGGTACTCGAAGGTCTTCATCGGCCGGCCGCCTCCGTCGTCCCCTCGGCGGTCGTCGCGGCGGCCGCTTCCCGGATCGCCGGGATCATGTTCGGGTACGCGCCGCACC contains:
- a CDS encoding sensor histidine kinase, encoding MTSPGRRIAHLISDGVPDTAAAKFAAVVAGAVRAPTVLILLADGDRLRIAGTAGVPEHWPRSGTAPARSTLAGLVVTENHPVIITDLGDDPRVPVAAPAVDLGARGYAGFPIRDPDGGIVGVLAVVDLQPRSWSLEELAVLDDAAQACAAFVAVQCAREAADREHRFLDALLQSLRVGVAACDADGQMIFTNEAIRRLTGHPATPQGQADWTRRTALIDGHGRPLHPEQLPLIRALRGETLRDVEFRAETPDQSIRTVSADAQPIESAQGDCLGAVACIRDVTDQRRAEELATALARSKDEYLTLVGHELRTPLTSIAAYVDLLRDTDPATVADELPGILDVLGRNGATLRHIVDDLLDLAGIDNGHTDLADEVVDLAATVTDAVRAAEADAAAARVTLVLDVCPDGLVTGDPKRLRQVADHLLANAIKHSPPHSAVTVSLTHAGPAAVELTVTDDGPGIPSDEQDRVFGRFYRSRQSREQRVPGTGLGLTLSRAIVERHHGSIRFVAGPPPGARITVRLPSLSRTR
- a CDS encoding response regulator, with protein sequence MTTLVVADDHDDIRMIMARVLRRAGYTVVEAADGAEALRAVREQTPAAVVSDIDMPVMSGVDLCREIRADAATRDLPVLFVSGSLMPGDDRPARAQATAVITKPFTPQGLVESVRALVTASG
- a CDS encoding neutral zinc metallopeptidase, which translates into the protein MPATTRSLPIATAIVLACCSCAAPAPVLPRTTAPQPSGAGPAAAARAGFDRRVAGAMTRADRFWAGYFAARGLRYQPVRGHRGYDATHPVDCGSAPLRRTDAIYCPAEDVVAFDIPWLRELDATAGGDAVALVIAHEVGHAVQARLGLGGGPPVRRELQADCLAGASTAAVAGADRAFAGLAATADPADQWWMPDFHGTAAERVATFRAGFLGGVPACDPYQGGT
- a CDS encoding GNAT family N-acetyltransferase, whose product is MSSADVAQVVEFSVRAWEPVFASFAKVLGTEIYQRVYPDWRESQARDVARTCTEHLATTWVADVAGAPVGFAVVIFDEERSAAEIEMLAVDPDHQRQGIAGTLMEFTFARMRERGVRLAGVGTGGDPGHEPARLAYEKAGFTPLPLVHYYKAL
- a CDS encoding SprT-like domain-containing protein, with the translated sequence MDLIEARELAAGLMAKHELTGWRLTFDDAKTRAGVCRVERREIGLSRPLIRLYSVEQVTETILHEIAHALAGPGHGHDATWRRIAVRIGCSGRRCVPEDAPRVDGAWEGVCRSGHRTTAHRRPVRVRSCRQCSRAFDRSALFAWTYRGHPAPLHPGYVAELGRLRTAASPAPGLTVGARVRLKGAGKYGGLVGTIVKQGRSRYQVQTRKGLLNASFAMVEPAS
- a CDS encoding xanthine dehydrogenase family protein molybdopterin-binding subunit, whose translation is MTSMLSRAVGTPVARLEGPAKVSGAARYAAEYPQDQLAYGWIVPSPVPRGRLDAVLTDPAAEDVLAVLWHGNAPRLRGSDDAELAVLQSERIAYRGQPLALVVATTLEAARRAAQVLQLEITAEDHDVALRTDHPDHYRPEKVNPDVPADTAEGDVEAALAAAPVTVDVTYTIPALHNNPMEPHATIARWDGDELVLYDSNQHPSGIAEAVGAVFGLTAERVHVITEHVGGGFGSKGTARPNAVLAALAASVIERPVQVALPRQAMFSVVGHRAPTVQRLRIGAGTDGTLTAIDHQTWTQTSRLYEFVESAAVVTRSMYPVPNLRTAHRVVPLDMPTPRWMRAPGEAPGMVALECALDELAAELNADPLDLRIRAADPAHAACLRAGADRFGWSGRDPRPRQRREGDWWIGTGVAGATYPATAMPSTARVRALDGGGYEVAIGAADLGTGARTVLAQIAADELGVPVEQIRIRIGDSTLPAASVAGGSSGSASWGWAVTGACRDLVASKRSEAVFDTTDLVEQQNEKNRHACGAHFAEVRVDAVTGEVRVSRLFGMYDAGRILNPRTARSQFLGAMIMGMGMALHEESVLDPAVGTWVNHDLAEYHIPTHADVEWIDAAWLDTPDHDLNPIGARGIGEIGIVGSPAAILNAVWHATGTRIRHLPARPDKLLE
- a CDS encoding FAD binding domain-containing protein, with translation MKTFEYRTATAPADGLEAGAVFLAGGTNLVDLMKLGIATPDVLVDVNKLPLDGIDELPAGGIRVGSGVRNSDLAADRRIRAAYPVLSQALLAGASGQLRNMATTGGNLLQRTRCRYFMDATMPCNKHRPGSGCPARDGDHRNLAILGGSEACVATHPSDMAVALTALDAVIQIDGPTGARSIPVTDLYRLPGDTPEHDTTLAHGELITAVDLPALPVAARSAYRKARDRASYAFAIGSVAAALSVEDGLVSDVRLAFGAVAPKPWRATVAEAALRGQPATEERFRAAAEAELAAATPLRDNAYKIPLIRNLTAAVLTSLSGDVR